In Erigeron canadensis isolate Cc75 chromosome 1, C_canadensis_v1, whole genome shotgun sequence, a single window of DNA contains:
- the LOC122587732 gene encoding protein ALP1-like — translation MDFDDSSGSSNGHDDYEDRFHNVILRAAQLVQRRLVDQPAPIIHQRVPVDRNRIEAHARLMHDYFDDQPRYDARLFRKKVSYPYFQTRYDRAGRRGFAGVQKCTSAIRQLAYGVNSDFLDEYLQMSERTSREACLKFCIGIREIYGPTYLRRPTPTALHRMYYVHEQLLGFLGMIGSIDCMHWPWEMCPGAWRGTYTSGHVGRPSLILQAVASNDLWIWNAYFGQQGSHNDINVFEVSLILEEIINGLAPSVPFSANGNHYEKGYYLGDDIYPEYITFVKTFSDPIDEKRRLFKKKQESARKGIERAFGVLKKRWKVLKHPALYWDKKSIQDVCYACIILHNMILEDEGKAVCQDYNAQEPSLNPDYWSHQTPMEVWIQNLHTVKNRETHNMLTADLVDHLWANTPHDFEPPADPFVDLRDYVSTDDDDSD, via the exons ATGGATTTCGATGATTCATCTGGATCTTCTAACGGTCACGACGATTACGAAGATCGTTTCCATAATGTGATTCTTCGAGCTGCCCAACTAGTTCAAAGGCGGCTTGTTGACCAACCTGCCCCAATCATTCACCAAAGGGTACCAGTTGACCGTAATCGTATTGAAGCACATGCGCGTTTGATGCATGACTACTTTGATGATCAACCGCGATACGACGCGAGACTTTTCAGGAAAAAGGTTTC GTACCCATATTTTCAGACGAGATATGACCGGGCTGGGAGAAGAGGGTTCGCCGGGGTACAGAAGTGTACATCTGCAATTCGCCAATTGGCATACGGCGTGAATAGTGATTTCCTTGATGAGTATTTGCAGATGTCTGAGCGAACTTCAAGGGAAGCGTGTCTAAAATTTTGTATCG GTATACGGGAAATTTATGGGCCAACATACCTACGGAGACCAACTCCGACCGCTCTGCATCGTATGTACTATGTCCATGAACAACTTCTTGGTTTTCTCGGTATGATTGGTAGTattgattgtatgcattggccATGGGAGATGTGTCCAGGCGCTTGGCGAGGTACTTACACAAGCGGTCATGTGGGTAGACCGTCATTGATACTGCAGGCGGTAGCATCCAACGATCTATGGATTTGGAATGCTTATTTTGGACAGCAAGGTTCGCACAATGATATCAATGTGTTTGAAGTATCGCTGATTCTTGAGGAAATTATTAACGGCTTGGCACCTAGTG TTCCGTTTTCGGCAAACGGAAACCATTACGAGAAGGGCTACTATTTGGGCGACGACATCTATCCTGAATATATTACATTTGTGAAGACGTTTTCCGACCCGATTGATGAAAAAAGAAggctttttaagaaaaaacaagagTCGGCACGAAAGGGTATTGAGCGGGCTTTCGGTGTGCTTAAAAAACGATGGAAGGTTCTAAAACATCCGGCGCTATATTGGGACAAAAAATCCATTCAGGATGTTTGTTATGCTTGTATCATATTACATAATATGATTCTGGAAGACGAAGGCAAAGCCGTGTGCCAAGACTACAATGCTCAAGAACCGAGCCTAAATCCCGATTATTGGAGTCACCAAACTCCAATGGAAGTTTGGATCCAAAATCTGCATACCGTCAAAAACCGAGAAACCCACAACATGCTAACGGCAGATTTGGTTGACCATCTTTGGGCGAACACACCACATGACTTCGAGCCTCCAGCCGATCCCTTCGTCGATCTTCGAGATTATGTTAGCACCGACGATGACGACTCTGAttag